In Vigna angularis cultivar LongXiaoDou No.4 chromosome 8, ASM1680809v1, whole genome shotgun sequence, one DNA window encodes the following:
- the LOC108346104 gene encoding uncharacterized protein LOC108346104 isoform X2 encodes MDVILSSAQTKNSEDVVASPPIQIGGTGKSCHQCRQKKENFAATCKNIKKSKNCPIKYCHKCLLTRYGENAEEVAQLAYWTCPKCRGICNCSLCQKRRGEQPTGPLYHSAKESGFKSVAEMLAMKKNLETSNPLNEGNLKKEPEVFLSGELGNEYFSDANVTEVCTKDDSGENFGMNLERETIAEEILLPPGMELKEIFGIELPPKDVGNALQILEFCRVFGKALDLKEGEAEAIFKELINEEIMDEHNSSLIQFHIKLLGLIVSNSKKESPSFSTKNETNSWLKHLEDLIMQSYHLLNDFPLDWFQEGISGYYKLDLSKKFKLMTLLCDEVLNTQKLRSYIQDENSRHAKVVKETKLKIAAAKEKIKCLAQKLQNENAKVSSIPGEEHDAHIKIRTEVDEAHIEMLRLKSTDKSGCDATRINPEFVDNNGMTFWKLQSYNDESVLLLQDMKIQDETATLPEESWFVYGLPKKDEIDKYISSRAKRLKSLNSQKSL; translated from the exons ATGGACGTGATATTATCTTCTGCTCAGACTAAGAACTCCGAGGATGTTGTGGCCAGTCCTCCAATTCAAATTGGGGGAACTGGAAAATCTTGTCAtcaa TGCCGGCAAAAAAAGGAGAATTTTGCTGCAACCTGCAAGAATATAAAGAAATCGAAGAATTGTCCGATTAAGTACTGCCACAAGTGCCTCTTGACTAG GTATGGGGAGAATGCTGAAGAGGTCGCGCAGTTGGCATATTGGACATGTCCGAAGTGTCGAGGCATTTGCAACTGTAGTCTTTGCCA AAAGCGACGAGGTGAACAGCCTACTGGTCCCCTATATCATAGTGCCAAGGAATCTGGCTTTAAGTCAGTTGCAGAAATGCTAGCAATGAAGAAGAATTTAGAAACATCAAATCCATTAAATGAGGGTAATCTGAAAAAG GAGCCTGAAGTATTTCTCTCAGGGGAACTTggaaatgaatatttttcaGATGCAAATGTCACTGAAGTTTGCACCAAAGACGATAGTGGTGAGAATTTTGGAATGAACTTAGAGAGAGAAACAATTGCAGAGGAAATTCTTTTGCCACCTGGCATGgagttaaaagaaatatttggcATCGAGTTACCACCCAAAGATGTTGGGAATGCATTGCAAATTTTAGAGTTTTGCAGAGTGTTTGGAAAG GCTCTTGATCTCAAGGAAGGAGAAGCTGAAGCCATTTTTAAAGAATTGATCAATGAAGAAATTATGGATGAACATAACTCTTCACTGATTCAATTTCACATTAAATTGTTGGGATTGATTGTAAGCAATTCGAAAAAAGA GTCTCCATCCTTCTCAACCAAGAATGAAACTAATTCATGGTTGAAACATTTAGAGGATTTGATTATGCAATCATATCACCTTCTAAATGATTTCCCTTTGGATTGGTTTCAAGAAGGCATCAGTGGATACTATAAATTGGATTTGTCTAAAAAGTTTAAACTGATGACTCTTCTTTGTGACGAAGTTTTGAACACTCA AAAACTAAGGAGTTATATTCAGGACGAAAATTCAAGGCATGCAAAAGTAGTGAAAGAAACAAAACTTAAGATTGCTGCAGCTAAGGAAAAG ATAAAGTGTCTTGCACAAAAGTTGCAGAATGAGAATGCCAAAGTGTCCTCCATTCCAGGGGAGGAGCATGATGCTCATATAAAGATAAGAACTGAGGTTGACGAAGCACACATTGAGATGTTAAGGTTAAAGAGCACAG ACAAAAGTGGATGTGATGCCACGAGAATCAATCCAGAGTTTGTGGACAACAATGGGATGACATTTTGGAAGTTACAAAGTTACAATGACGAATCGGTTCTTCTGCTGCAAG ATATGAAGATACAAGATGAAACTGCTACTTTACCTGAAGAAAGCTGGTTTGTTTACGGTCTTCCAAAGAAGGACGAGattgataaatatatatcttCAAG GGCTAAAAGACTTAAGAGTCTCAATTCTCAAAAAAGTTTGTAG
- the LOC108346104 gene encoding uncharacterized protein LOC108346104 isoform X1, whose amino-acid sequence MDVILSSAQTKNSEDVVASPPIQIGGTGKSCHQCRQKKENFAATCKNIKKSKNCPIKYCHKCLLTRYGENAEEVAQLAYWTCPKCRGICNCSLCQKRRGEQPTGPLYHSAKESGFKSVAEMLAMKKNLETSNPLNEGNLKKEPEVFLSGELGNEYFSDANVTEVCTKDDSGENFGMNLERETIAEEILLPPGMELKEIFGIELPPKDVGNALQILEFCRVFGKALDLKEGEAEAIFKELINEEIMDEHNSSLIQFHIKLLGLIVSNSKKESPSFSTKNETNSWLKHLEDLIMQSYHLLNDFPLDWFQEGISGYYKLDLSKKFKLMTLLCDEVLNTQKLRSYIQDENSRHAKVVKETKLKIAAAKEKIKCLAQKLQNENAKVSSIPGEEHDAHIKIRTEVDEAHIEMLRLKSTGEKYKSGCDATRINPEFVDNNGMTFWKLQSYNDESVLLLQDMKIQDETATLPEESWFVYGLPKKDEIDKYISSRAKRLKSLNSQKSL is encoded by the exons ATGGACGTGATATTATCTTCTGCTCAGACTAAGAACTCCGAGGATGTTGTGGCCAGTCCTCCAATTCAAATTGGGGGAACTGGAAAATCTTGTCAtcaa TGCCGGCAAAAAAAGGAGAATTTTGCTGCAACCTGCAAGAATATAAAGAAATCGAAGAATTGTCCGATTAAGTACTGCCACAAGTGCCTCTTGACTAG GTATGGGGAGAATGCTGAAGAGGTCGCGCAGTTGGCATATTGGACATGTCCGAAGTGTCGAGGCATTTGCAACTGTAGTCTTTGCCA AAAGCGACGAGGTGAACAGCCTACTGGTCCCCTATATCATAGTGCCAAGGAATCTGGCTTTAAGTCAGTTGCAGAAATGCTAGCAATGAAGAAGAATTTAGAAACATCAAATCCATTAAATGAGGGTAATCTGAAAAAG GAGCCTGAAGTATTTCTCTCAGGGGAACTTggaaatgaatatttttcaGATGCAAATGTCACTGAAGTTTGCACCAAAGACGATAGTGGTGAGAATTTTGGAATGAACTTAGAGAGAGAAACAATTGCAGAGGAAATTCTTTTGCCACCTGGCATGgagttaaaagaaatatttggcATCGAGTTACCACCCAAAGATGTTGGGAATGCATTGCAAATTTTAGAGTTTTGCAGAGTGTTTGGAAAG GCTCTTGATCTCAAGGAAGGAGAAGCTGAAGCCATTTTTAAAGAATTGATCAATGAAGAAATTATGGATGAACATAACTCTTCACTGATTCAATTTCACATTAAATTGTTGGGATTGATTGTAAGCAATTCGAAAAAAGA GTCTCCATCCTTCTCAACCAAGAATGAAACTAATTCATGGTTGAAACATTTAGAGGATTTGATTATGCAATCATATCACCTTCTAAATGATTTCCCTTTGGATTGGTTTCAAGAAGGCATCAGTGGATACTATAAATTGGATTTGTCTAAAAAGTTTAAACTGATGACTCTTCTTTGTGACGAAGTTTTGAACACTCA AAAACTAAGGAGTTATATTCAGGACGAAAATTCAAGGCATGCAAAAGTAGTGAAAGAAACAAAACTTAAGATTGCTGCAGCTAAGGAAAAG ATAAAGTGTCTTGCACAAAAGTTGCAGAATGAGAATGCCAAAGTGTCCTCCATTCCAGGGGAGGAGCATGATGCTCATATAAAGATAAGAACTGAGGTTGACGAAGCACACATTGAGATGTTAAGGTTAAAGAGCACAGGTGAAAAAT ACAAAAGTGGATGTGATGCCACGAGAATCAATCCAGAGTTTGTGGACAACAATGGGATGACATTTTGGAAGTTACAAAGTTACAATGACGAATCGGTTCTTCTGCTGCAAG ATATGAAGATACAAGATGAAACTGCTACTTTACCTGAAGAAAGCTGGTTTGTTTACGGTCTTCCAAAGAAGGACGAGattgataaatatatatcttCAAG GGCTAAAAGACTTAAGAGTCTCAATTCTCAAAAAAGTTTGTAG
- the LOC128193343 gene encoding uncharacterized protein LOC128193343, protein MVVLYVTSFNVYAIVRVDNYFSYVKDKSGCDATRINPEFVDNNGMTFWKLQSYNDESVLLVQDMKIQDETATLPEESWFVYGLPEKDEIDKYISSRAKRLKSLNSQKSL, encoded by the exons ATGGTTGTTTTATATGTTACTAGTTTTAATGTTTATGCTATTGTAAGGGTtgacaattatttttcttatgttaAAGACAAAAGTGGATGTGATGCTACGAGAATCAATCCAGAGTTTGTGGACAACAATGGGATGACATTTTGGAAGTTACAAAGTTACAATGACGAATCGGTTCTTCTGGTGCAAG ATATGAAGATACAAGATGAAACTGCTACTTTACCTGAAGAAAGCTGGTTTGTTTACGGTCTTCCAGAGAAGGACGAGattgataaatatatatcttCAAG GGCTAAAAGACTTAAGAGTCTCAATTCTCAAAAAAGTTTGTAG